The following are encoded together in the Ovis aries strain OAR_USU_Benz2616 breed Rambouillet chromosome 15, ARS-UI_Ramb_v3.0, whole genome shotgun sequence genome:
- the TIMM10B gene encoding mitochondrial import inner membrane translocase subunit Tim10 B, with protein sequence MEQQQQQQQQQLRNLRDFLLVYNRMTELCFQRCVPSLHHRALDAEEEACLHSCAGKLIHSNHRLMATYVQLMPALVQRRMADYEAASAVPRAAAEQLETSPSGSSPSANLGKGGAG encoded by the exons AtggagcagcaacagcagcagcagcagcagcaattgagAAAC CTGCGGGACTTCCTTTTGGTCTACAATCGGATGACGGAACTCTGCTTCCAGCGCTGCGTGCCCAGCCTGCACCACCGAGCTCTGGATGCTGAGGAG GAGGCATGTCTGCACAGCTGTGCCGGGAAGCTGATCCATTCTAATCACCGCCTCATGGCCACTTACGTGCAGCTCATGCCTGCCCTGGTACAGCGCCGCATGGCAGACTACGAGGCTGCCTCAGCTGTGCCACGTGCTGCTGCTGAACAACTGGAAACCTCACCCTCTGGCAGCTCGCCATCCGCAAACCTCGGGAAAGGAGGCGCTGGATGA
- the ARFIP2 gene encoding arfaptin-2 (The RefSeq protein has 1 substitution compared to this genomic sequence): protein MTDGILGKAATMEIPIHGNGEAGQLPEDDGLEQDLQQVMVSGPNLNETSIVSGGYGGSGDGLIPTGSGRHPSHNATPSGPGDEVARGIAGEKFDIVKKWGINTYKCTKQLLSERFGRGSRTVDLELELQIELLRETKRKYESVLQLGRALTAHLYSLLQTQHALGDAFADLSQKSPELQEEFGYNAETQKLLCKNGETLLGAVNFFVSSINTLVTKTMEDTLMTVKQYEAARLEYDAYRTDLEELSLGPRDGGTRGRLESAQATFQAHRDKYEKLRGDVAIKLKFLEENKIKVMHKQLLLFHNAVSAYFAGNQKQLEQTLQQFNIKLRPPGAEKPSWLEEQ from the exons ATGACGGACGGGATCCTAGGAAAGGCAGCCACAATGGAGATCCCCATCCATGGGAACGGTGAAGCTGGGCAGCTTCCTGAGGATGATGGGCTGGAGCAG GACCTCCAGCAGGTGATGGTGTCAGGACCCAACCTCAATGAAACCAGCATTGTGTCTGGTGGCTATGGGGGCTCTGGTGATGGACTCATCCCCACAG GGTCTGGCCGCCATCCATCTCACAATGCTACTCCTTCTGGCCCTGGAGATGAGGTGGCTCGGGGCATCGCTGGAGAGAAGTTCGACATCGTCAAGAAATGGGGCATCAATACATATAAG TGCACAAAGCAGCTGTTATCAGAGCGATTTGGCCGAGGCTCCCGGACTGTGGACCTGGAGCTGGAGCTGCAGATTGAGCTGCTGCGTGAGACGAAGCGCAAGTATGAGAGTGTCCTGCAGCTGGGCCGGGCACTGACAGCCCACCTCTACAGCCTGCTGCAGACCCAGCATGCACTGGGGGACGCCTTTGCTGACCTCAGCCAGAAGTCCCCAGAGCTCCAG GAGGAATTTGGCTACAATGCAGAGACGCAGAAGCTGCTGTGCAAGAACGGAGAGACATTGCTAGGGGCTGTGAACTTCTTTGTCTCTAGCATCAACACATTGGTAACCAAGACCATGGAAGACACTCTCATGACTGTCAAACAGTATGAGGCTGCCAG gctggaATATGATGCCTACCGGACAGACTTAGAGGAGCTGAGCCTAGGCCCCCGGGATGCAGGGACGCGTGGTCGACTCGAGAGTGCCCAGGCCACTTTCCAGGCCCATCGGGACAAATATGAGAAGCTGCGGGGAGATGTGGCCATCAAGCTCAAGTTCCTGGAAGAAAACAAG ATCAAGGTGATGCACAAGCAGCTGCTGCTCTTCCACAATGCCGTGTCCGCCTACTTTGCTGGGAACCAGAAACAACTGGAGCAGACCCTGCAACAGTTCAACATCAAGCTGCGGCCTCCAGGAGCTGAGAAGCCCTCCTGGCTAGAGGAGCAGTGA
- the ARFIP2 gene encoding arfaptin-2 isoform X1: MTDGILGKAATMEIPIHGNGEAGQLPEDDGLEQDLQQVMVSGPNLNETSIVSGGYGGSGDGLIPTGSGRHPSHNATPSGPGDEVARGIAGEKFDIVKKWGINTYKCTKQLLSERFGRGSRTVDLELELQIELLRETKRKYESVLQLGRALTAHLYSLLQTQHALGDAFADLSQKSPELQEEFGYNAETQKLLCKNGETLLGAVNFFVSSINTLVTKTMEDTLMTVKQYEAARCGHWQGLGYWELAGMGESLSFRGKRIEKSRRVCVEGKGVETSPYHPLPRLEYDAYRTDLEELSLGPRDAGTRGRLESAQATFQAHRDKYEKLRGDVAIKLKFLEENKVLTPPL, translated from the exons ATGACGGACGGGATCCTAGGAAAGGCAGCCACAATGGAGATCCCCATCCATGGGAACGGTGAAGCTGGGCAGCTTCCTGAGGATGATGGGCTGGAGCAG GACCTCCAGCAGGTGATGGTGTCAGGACCCAACCTCAATGAAACCAGCATTGTGTCTGGTGGCTATGGGGGCTCTGGTGATGGACTCATCCCCACAG GGTCTGGCCGCCATCCATCTCACAATGCTACTCCTTCTGGCCCTGGAGATGAGGTGGCTCGGGGCATCGCTGGAGAGAAGTTCGACATCGTCAAGAAATGGGGCATCAATACATATAAG TGCACAAAGCAGCTGTTATCAGAGCGATTTGGCCGAGGCTCCCGGACTGTGGACCTGGAGCTGGAGCTGCAGATTGAGCTGCTGCGTGAGACGAAGCGCAAGTATGAGAGTGTCCTGCAGCTGGGCCGGGCACTGACAGCCCACCTCTACAGCCTGCTGCAGACCCAGCATGCACTGGGGGACGCCTTTGCTGACCTCAGCCAGAAGTCCCCAGAGCTCCAG GAGGAATTTGGCTACAATGCAGAGACGCAGAAGCTGCTGTGCAAGAACGGAGAGACATTGCTAGGGGCTGTGAACTTCTTTGTCTCTAGCATCAACACATTGGTAACCAAGACCATGGAAGACACTCTCATGACTGTCAAACAGTATGAGGCTGCCAGGTGTGGGCACTGGCAGGGCCTAGGGTATTGGGAGTTGGCTGGCATGGGTGAAAGTTTGAGCTTTAGGggaaaaagaattgagaaaagTAGGAGAGTATGTGTGGAGGGCAAAGGGGTGGAGACCAGCCCATatcaccccctccccaggctggaATATGATGCCTACCGGACAGACTTAGAGGAGCTGAGCCTAGGCCCCCGGGATGCAGGGACGCGTGGTCGACTCGAGAGTGCCCAGGCCACTTTCCAGGCCCATCGGGACAAATATGAGAAGCTGCGGGGAGATGTGGCCATCAAGCTCAAGTTCCTGGAAGAAAACAAGGTGCTAACCCCACCCCTTTGA
- the ARFIP2 gene encoding arfaptin-2 isoform X2: MTDGILGKAATMEIPIHGNGEAGQLPEDDGLEQDLQQVMVSGPNLNETSIVSGGYGGSGDGLIPTGSGRHPSHNATPSGPGDEVARGIAGEKFDIVKKWGINTYKCTKQLLSERFGRGSRTVDLELELQIELLRETKRKYESVLQLGRALTAHLYSLLQTQHALGDAFADLSQKSPELQEEFGYNAETQKLLCKNGETLLGAVNFFVSSINTLVTKTMEDTLMTVKQYEAARLEYDAYRTDLEELSLGPRDAGTRGRLESAQATFQAHRDKYEKLRGDVAIKLKFLEENKIKVMHKQLLLFHNAVSAYFAGNQKQLEQTLQQFNIKLRPPGAEKPSWLEEQ; the protein is encoded by the exons ATGACGGACGGGATCCTAGGAAAGGCAGCCACAATGGAGATCCCCATCCATGGGAACGGTGAAGCTGGGCAGCTTCCTGAGGATGATGGGCTGGAGCAG GACCTCCAGCAGGTGATGGTGTCAGGACCCAACCTCAATGAAACCAGCATTGTGTCTGGTGGCTATGGGGGCTCTGGTGATGGACTCATCCCCACAG GGTCTGGCCGCCATCCATCTCACAATGCTACTCCTTCTGGCCCTGGAGATGAGGTGGCTCGGGGCATCGCTGGAGAGAAGTTCGACATCGTCAAGAAATGGGGCATCAATACATATAAG TGCACAAAGCAGCTGTTATCAGAGCGATTTGGCCGAGGCTCCCGGACTGTGGACCTGGAGCTGGAGCTGCAGATTGAGCTGCTGCGTGAGACGAAGCGCAAGTATGAGAGTGTCCTGCAGCTGGGCCGGGCACTGACAGCCCACCTCTACAGCCTGCTGCAGACCCAGCATGCACTGGGGGACGCCTTTGCTGACCTCAGCCAGAAGTCCCCAGAGCTCCAG GAGGAATTTGGCTACAATGCAGAGACGCAGAAGCTGCTGTGCAAGAACGGAGAGACATTGCTAGGGGCTGTGAACTTCTTTGTCTCTAGCATCAACACATTGGTAACCAAGACCATGGAAGACACTCTCATGACTGTCAAACAGTATGAGGCTGCCAG gctggaATATGATGCCTACCGGACAGACTTAGAGGAGCTGAGCCTAGGCCCCCGGGATGCAGGGACGCGTGGTCGACTCGAGAGTGCCCAGGCCACTTTCCAGGCCCATCGGGACAAATATGAGAAGCTGCGGGGAGATGTGGCCATCAAGCTCAAGTTCCTGGAAGAAAACAAG ATCAAGGTGATGCACAAGCAGCTGCTGCTCTTCCACAATGCCGTGTCCGCCTACTTTGCTGGGAACCAGAAACAACTGGAGCAGACCCTGCAACAGTTCAACATCAAGCTGCGGCCTCCAGGAGCTGAGAAGCCCTCCTGGCTAGAGGAGCAGTGA